The following coding sequences lie in one Cyanobacterium sp. Dongsha4 genomic window:
- a CDS encoding glutamine synthetase III, with translation MSGNKSRVQAIYEITNRKVKPFKTPKKLEEMWATDVFTLAKMQESLPKSVFKSLKKTIQTGEPLDVSIADVVATAMRDWAISKNALYYAHVFYPLTNSTAEKHDSFVSVQGDGSVISEFSGKVLVKGEPDGSSFPNGGIRSTFEARGYTAWDVTSPAYVMETDNGVTLCIPTVFVSWTGEALDKKTPLLRSNSAVNKSARRVLELLGHTDIAPVSSSCGAEQEYFLVDSHFAHYRPDLLLAGRTLLGKPPAKGQEFDDHYFGAIPERVQIFMQDVEECLYRLGIPAKTRHNEVAPGQFEIAPFFESANVATDHQQLTMTILRQMAKKHGFTCLLHEKPFAGINGSGKHVNWSVGNRTQGNLLDPGDTPHANAQFLVFCGAVIRGVHKYGTLLRAVVATASNDHRLGANEAPPAIISIYLGTQLEDVFEQIRKGEITGSQLAQVMNIGVDTLPEIPKDPGDRNRTSPFAFTGNRFEFRAVGSNQSVAGPLVAMNTILADSLNWIADKLEEELKQGTELNTAIQKILKEIMEKHGNVIFGGNGYSEEWHKMAVEERGLANLPTTADALPVLKQKHIEELFDRMGVLSPKELESRFEVYSEQYLLSLEVEAKLVVNMAKTIVYPTAMKYLSQLMNTLSSLKDVGLEGDLTIVKQVSTLTNEMMVQVQKLQDAISVHDFESTEAKLQYFAKTVRVLMDEIRQYTDALEAEIADELWPLPTYQEMLFIK, from the coding sequence ATGAGCGGAAATAAATCACGGGTTCAAGCCATTTACGAAATCACTAATCGCAAAGTTAAGCCCTTCAAGACTCCTAAAAAACTAGAAGAAATGTGGGCTACAGATGTTTTCACCTTAGCGAAAATGCAAGAATCTTTGCCCAAAAGTGTGTTTAAATCTTTGAAAAAAACCATTCAAACTGGTGAACCTCTGGATGTATCCATTGCAGATGTAGTCGCTACAGCTATGAGAGATTGGGCAATTTCTAAGAATGCTCTCTATTATGCCCACGTGTTTTATCCTTTAACCAATTCTACGGCAGAAAAACACGATAGTTTCGTTTCAGTGCAGGGAGATGGTTCGGTAATATCTGAATTTTCGGGTAAAGTTTTAGTAAAAGGCGAACCCGACGGCTCATCTTTCCCTAATGGTGGTATTCGTTCCACTTTTGAGGCTAGAGGTTATACTGCTTGGGATGTTACTAGCCCTGCTTATGTCATGGAAACTGACAACGGTGTCACCTTGTGTATTCCTACTGTATTTGTTTCTTGGACAGGAGAAGCTCTCGATAAAAAAACCCCTCTACTGCGATCGAACTCTGCCGTTAATAAATCTGCTCGTAGAGTATTAGAATTGTTAGGACATACAGACATAGCCCCTGTGAGTTCTAGTTGTGGAGCAGAACAAGAATACTTCCTTGTGGACTCTCATTTTGCCCATTATCGTCCCGACTTACTTCTTGCAGGAAGAACCTTATTAGGAAAACCCCCGGCTAAAGGTCAAGAATTTGATGATCACTATTTTGGTGCAATTCCCGAACGAGTACAAATTTTCATGCAGGATGTGGAAGAGTGCTTATATCGCCTAGGTATTCCCGCTAAAACCCGTCATAATGAAGTTGCCCCCGGACAATTTGAAATAGCACCCTTTTTTGAATCCGCCAACGTTGCCACAGATCATCAACAGCTAACTATGACCATTTTAAGACAAATGGCGAAAAAACATGGCTTTACCTGTTTACTCCACGAAAAACCCTTTGCAGGAATTAATGGCTCTGGAAAACACGTTAACTGGTCTGTAGGAAATCGTACTCAAGGTAATTTATTAGACCCCGGAGATACTCCCCATGCCAATGCTCAATTTTTGGTCTTCTGTGGAGCAGTAATTCGAGGTGTTCATAAATACGGAACTCTCTTAAGAGCAGTGGTAGCAACCGCCAGTAATGACCATCGCTTAGGAGCAAACGAAGCACCTCCAGCTATTATCTCTATTTATTTAGGAACTCAATTAGAGGATGTATTTGAGCAGATTCGCAAAGGTGAAATAACAGGCTCTCAATTAGCACAGGTAATGAATATCGGAGTGGATACTTTACCTGAAATTCCGAAAGACCCCGGAGACAGAAATAGAACTTCCCCCTTCGCTTTTACTGGTAATCGTTTCGAGTTTCGAGCAGTGGGTTCAAATCAATCCGTTGCAGGTCCTTTAGTGGCAATGAATACCATTTTGGCAGATTCTTTGAATTGGATTGCAGACAAACTAGAGGAAGAATTAAAACAGGGTACTGAGTTAAATACGGCGATTCAGAAAATCCTCAAGGAAATAATGGAAAAACATGGCAATGTAATTTTCGGAGGCAATGGCTACTCAGAAGAATGGCATAAAATGGCAGTAGAAGAAAGAGGATTAGCAAATCTACCTACCACCGCCGATGCTTTACCTGTTCTCAAACAAAAACATATCGAAGAATTGTTCGATCGCATGGGAGTCCTTTCTCCGAAAGAGTTAGAAAGCCGTTTTGAAGTTTATTCAGAACAATATCTATTATCTTTAGAGGTAGAAGCTAAATTAGTGGTGAATATGGCAAAAACCATTGTTTATCCTACGGCAATGAAATATTTATCTCAGCTTATGAATACCCTTTCTAGTTTGAAAGATGTAGGTTTAGAAGGAGATTTAACTATTGTAAAACAAGTTTCAACCTTAACTAATGAAATGATGGTTCAGGTACAAAAATTACAAGATGCCATTTCTGTTCATGATTTTGAAAGTACCGAGGCTAAGTTACAGTATTTTGCTAAAACTGTTCGAGTTTTAATGGATGAAATTCGTCAATATACTGATGCGTTGGAAGCGGAAATTGCTGACGAATTATGGCCTTTACCAACCTATCAAGAAATGTTATTCATTAAATAA
- a CDS encoding type II toxin-antitoxin system PemK/MazF family toxin, translated as MVVSLDVRNQYSSTVLVVPFSSFIEGIENNPCRVLVKKGEGGLMVDSVAMADLITNIKKNYLECSVYGVISQSYLTKIQRAISLSVGVFL; from the coding sequence GTGGTGGTATCTTTAGATGTCAGAAATCAATATAGTTCAACCGTTTTAGTTGTGCCTTTTTCTTCTTTTATCGAAGGAATTGAAAATAATCCTTGTCGAGTTTTAGTTAAAAAAGGTGAAGGGGGTTTAATGGTTGATTCTGTAGCAATGGCGGATTTAATTACTAATATAAAAAAGAATTATCTTGAATGCAGTGTTTATGGTGTAATTAGTCAATCTTATTTAACCAAAATTCAAAGGGCAATTTCTTTGAGTGTGGGTGTTTTTTTATAA
- a CDS encoding S8 family peptidase translates to MKKLLLTCAFIVGVSLALLNFQGLAVKGKFDSIIINFRQDIPQTELEYNLSAIASQLKQVPILNSIFSEEERIYIVEGDKKTIKKIRKSPFKSDIEYVEPNYIYHSLEVPNDPAYSQQWNLRSINIEQAWEDSKGEGVTVAVIDTGVSKVPDLENTEFVEGYNFVDNTINADDDVGHGTHVAGTIAQSTNNNYGVAGIAYQAKIMPLKVLGEHGGSIADIAEAIKFAADKGADVINMSLGGGGDSQLMQSAIKYAHDKGVVIVAAAGNENRNSAVFPARYPQVISVAAIDSAGLKAPYSNFGAGVDISAPGGSETGKILQETINPENKQPEFIGYQGTSMAAPHVAGVAALVKATGMENPDEVREVLIQSARRVEKDPLNHYGAGQLDATQAVRMALKGKITPKDFLRWLKENGYLNPVFWINGGTITLLPKLAMVLGSYLLAWFLRNYLVFNLSLSAGLVTGSSGLFFLQGLYLFDLPQWPFRLMGSSVPELGNVVMGTSSLNPLFASVLIPFILVVLFLQHPQLKWGAIGCSLGVASCLGISAFINPFVWGFGYGLMSQVFLLINALLCVGLAYLASKSASFS, encoded by the coding sequence ATGAAAAAACTATTACTTACCTGTGCTTTTATTGTCGGTGTTAGCCTTGCTTTACTTAATTTTCAGGGTTTAGCAGTTAAGGGTAAATTTGATTCTATTATTATTAATTTCCGTCAAGATATTCCTCAAACAGAGTTAGAATACAACCTGAGTGCGATCGCATCTCAACTGAAACAAGTGCCGATTTTAAATAGTATTTTTTCTGAAGAAGAAAGAATTTACATTGTAGAGGGAGATAAGAAAACCATCAAAAAAATCAGAAAATCTCCTTTCAAAAGTGACATTGAATATGTAGAGCCTAATTACATTTATCATAGTTTAGAAGTTCCCAACGATCCTGCCTATTCTCAACAGTGGAATTTACGCAGTATCAACATCGAACAAGCATGGGAAGATAGTAAAGGAGAAGGTGTCACCGTTGCAGTAATTGACACAGGAGTAAGTAAAGTACCCGATTTAGAAAATACCGAGTTTGTAGAAGGATATAATTTTGTTGATAATACTATTAATGCTGACGATGATGTAGGTCACGGAACACACGTTGCAGGTACGATCGCACAATCTACTAATAATAACTATGGTGTGGCAGGTATTGCCTACCAAGCAAAAATTATGCCCTTAAAAGTGTTAGGGGAGCATGGTGGTAGTATTGCAGACATAGCCGAAGCCATTAAATTTGCCGCCGATAAAGGGGCTGATGTAATTAATATGAGTTTAGGAGGAGGAGGAGACAGTCAATTAATGCAGTCTGCCATCAAATATGCCCATGATAAAGGAGTTGTCATCGTGGCGGCGGCGGGGAATGAAAATCGTAACTCTGCGGTATTTCCTGCTCGTTATCCTCAAGTTATTAGTGTAGCGGCCATCGATTCTGCGGGGCTTAAAGCACCCTATTCTAACTTTGGAGCAGGAGTAGATATATCAGCTCCCGGAGGTAGTGAAACAGGCAAAATTTTGCAAGAAACCATCAATCCAGAGAATAAACAACCCGAATTTATCGGTTATCAGGGAACAAGTATGGCCGCCCCCCATGTAGCAGGAGTAGCCGCATTAGTAAAAGCTACAGGGATGGAAAACCCTGATGAAGTAAGAGAAGTTTTGATTCAATCGGCTCGTAGAGTAGAAAAAGACCCCTTAAATCATTATGGTGCAGGGCAATTAGACGCAACCCAAGCGGTGAGAATGGCACTTAAAGGAAAAATTACCCCGAAAGACTTTTTACGCTGGTTAAAAGAAAATGGCTATCTTAACCCTGTTTTTTGGATTAATGGTGGCACTATTACCCTTTTACCGAAATTAGCAATGGTTCTTGGTTCATACTTACTAGCATGGTTTTTACGTAATTATCTTGTTTTTAACCTCAGTTTAAGTGCAGGATTAGTCACTGGCAGTAGTGGTTTATTCTTCCTACAGGGATTATATTTATTTGATTTACCTCAATGGCCTTTCCGTTTAATGGGTAGTTCTGTGCCAGAATTAGGTAATGTGGTTATGGGTACATCTAGTTTAAATCCTTTATTTGCTAGTGTTTTAATCCCTTTTATTCTGGTGGTTTTATTTCTCCAACATCCTCAACTTAAATGGGGTGCGATCGGATGTAGTTTAGGAGTGGCATCTTGTCTTGGGATTAGTGCTTTTATAAATCCTTTTGTGTGGGGTTTTGGTTATGGGTTAATGTCTCAAGTATTTCTCTTAATCAATGCCTTACTTTGTGTTGGGTTAGCTTATTTAGCTAGTAAAAGTGCCTCTTTCAGTTAA
- a CDS encoding Uma2 family endonuclease, which translates to MLTLPRKKFAIEEYHQIIASGVLKEDYLIELINGEIFEMSPVGFRHASCVNRLNQLLSLKLGNKTIISVQNPIKLNNNSEPQPDIVLLKPRNDFYGNQHPTVEDIFLLIEVADSSIEYDPEGICYAARSFKIPIYAENKVQEVWLVDLNQNLLEVYQNPKKKYYQNIKKLSSEDVVTLSQPETITIRLDRILF; encoded by the coding sequence ATGTTAACTTTACCTCGCAAGAAATTTGCTATTGAAGAATATCATCAAATAATAGCTTCAGGAGTATTGAAAGAAGACTATTTAATTGAGTTAATTAATGGGGAAATTTTTGAAATGTCACCAGTGGGATTTAGACACGCATCTTGTGTCAATAGATTAAATCAATTGCTAAGTTTAAAATTGGGAAATAAGACCATTATTAGCGTTCAAAATCCGATTAAACTTAATAATAATTCAGAGCCACAACCTGATATTGTTTTATTAAAACCTCGTAATGATTTTTATGGGAATCAGCATCCTACCGTTGAGGATATTTTCTTACTTATTGAAGTTGCTGATAGTAGTATTGAGTACGATCCCGAAGGGATCTGCTACGCAGCACGCAGTTTTAAAATACCCATTTATGCAGAAAATAAAGTACAAGAAGTATGGTTAGTTGATCTCAATCAAAACTTATTAGAAGTATATCAAAATCCGAAGAAAAAGTATTATCAAAATATAAAAAAACTCTCTTCTGAAGATGTTGTTACTCTAAGTCAACCAGAAACTATTACCATAAGACTCGATCGCATTTTATTTTAG
- the speA gene encoding biosynthetic arginine decarboxylase yields MGDLWTIEDSNNLYQIEGWGHPYFAINELGNITVSPQGNDYKIDLFELVKNLQKRDIQLPLLIRFSDILADRLQRLHSCIEDAIARYDYNNVYRGVYPIKCNQHRQLVEALVEYGKPYHFGLEVGSKPELMIALTTLEVDETGETLLICNGYKDEDYLETALLAQQIGHNLIIVIEQINELYIILELSKKFNLKPQLGVRAKLQTKGSGHWGDSTGEKAKFGLTIPEIVAVVNRLEKTDQLECLKLLHFHIGSQISSIAVIKDAIREASQIYVQLVTMGAGMKYLDVGGGLAVDYDGSKTNFYASKNYNMQNYANDIVAAVKDACDEKNIPHPILVSESGRAIASHHSVLIFNVVNSNNPPQELPIIGEEKEHLVIRNLWETYENIDEKNYQEMYHDAVQFKDEAISLFNFGYLTLKERAKAEQIYWGCCRKIYEITQKESYVSDDLNDLADLMISTYYVNLSVFQSAPDAWAIDQLFPVLPIHRLNEKPNKKAILADLTCDSDGKIDKFIDLLDVKKSLELHSLETNKNDENIDSLIPESNDFKPYYVGMFLVGAYQEIMGNLHNLFGDINVVHIECKKDAYQIKYVVKGDTVTEVLKYVEYSAEDLTEKLRCLTENALAKNQIDLDNSQRLIKNYEENLRSYTYLR; encoded by the coding sequence ATGGGTGATTTATGGACTATTGAAGATAGTAATAATTTATATCAAATTGAAGGTTGGGGACATCCCTATTTTGCCATAAACGAGTTAGGAAACATTACCGTTTCTCCTCAAGGTAATGATTATAAAATTGATTTATTTGAATTAGTTAAAAATTTACAAAAAAGAGATATTCAGTTACCTTTATTAATTCGTTTTTCTGATATTTTAGCTGATCGTTTACAACGCTTACATTCTTGTATTGAAGATGCGATCGCACGTTATGATTATAACAATGTTTATCGAGGAGTTTACCCAATTAAATGTAACCAACATCGTCAATTGGTAGAGGCTTTGGTGGAGTATGGAAAACCTTATCATTTTGGCTTAGAAGTGGGTTCAAAACCAGAGTTAATGATTGCTTTGACAACTTTAGAAGTAGATGAAACGGGAGAAACTTTACTTATTTGTAATGGTTATAAAGATGAAGATTATTTAGAAACTGCTCTTCTAGCTCAACAAATAGGACATAATTTAATTATAGTAATTGAGCAAATAAATGAGCTTTATATCATCCTAGAATTAAGCAAAAAATTTAACTTAAAACCTCAATTAGGAGTAAGGGCAAAATTACAAACAAAAGGCTCTGGGCATTGGGGAGATTCTACGGGAGAAAAAGCCAAATTTGGTTTAACTATTCCCGAAATTGTTGCAGTGGTGAATAGACTAGAAAAAACTGATCAATTAGAGTGTTTAAAACTGTTACATTTTCATATTGGTTCACAAATTTCTTCCATTGCTGTTATCAAAGATGCTATTAGAGAAGCTAGTCAAATTTATGTGCAGTTGGTAACGATGGGGGCAGGTATGAAATATCTTGATGTTGGTGGTGGTTTAGCGGTGGATTATGATGGTTCAAAAACCAATTTTTATGCCTCTAAAAACTACAATATGCAAAACTATGCCAATGATATTGTGGCGGCGGTAAAAGATGCCTGTGATGAAAAAAATATTCCCCATCCAATTCTTGTGAGTGAAAGTGGAAGAGCGATCGCATCTCATCATTCTGTGTTAATATTTAACGTGGTAAATAGTAATAATCCACCCCAAGAATTACCGATTATTGGAGAAGAAAAAGAGCATCTAGTGATCAGGAATCTATGGGAAACTTACGAAAATATTGATGAGAAAAACTATCAAGAAATGTACCATGATGCGGTGCAATTTAAGGATGAAGCTATCAGTTTATTTAACTTTGGCTATTTAACCTTAAAAGAAAGGGCAAAAGCTGAACAAATTTATTGGGGATGCTGTCGTAAAATTTATGAAATTACTCAAAAAGAATCTTATGTTAGTGATGACTTAAATGATTTAGCTGACTTAATGATTTCTACTTATTACGTCAATTTGTCTGTGTTTCAATCTGCTCCTGATGCTTGGGCAATTGATCAACTATTCCCTGTTTTACCTATTCATAGACTCAATGAAAAACCAAATAAAAAGGCAATTTTAGCAGATTTAACCTGTGATAGTGATGGTAAAATAGATAAGTTTATTGATTTATTAGATGTAAAGAAATCTTTAGAATTACACTCTTTAGAAACGAATAAAAATGATGAAAATATTGATAGCTTAATTCCTGAAAGTAATGATTTTAAACCTTATTATGTAGGAATGTTTTTAGTCGGAGCTTATCAAGAAATTATGGGTAATTTGCATAATCTTTTTGGGGATATAAATGTGGTGCATATTGAATGTAAAAAAGATGCTTATCAAATCAAATATGTCGTCAAAGGAGATACTGTAACAGAGGTGTTAAAATACGTGGAATATTCTGCTGAGGATTTAACGGAAAAACTTCGTTGTTTAACAGAAAATGCTTTAGCAAAAAATCAAATTGACTTGGATAATTCTCAAAGATTGATTAAAAACTATGAGGAAAATTTACGCAGTTATACTTATTTAAGATAG
- the patD gene encoding heterocyst frequency control protein PatD, whose protein sequence is MLPKSHFSLLSDWLNLLVEFQQIFTSNSDDIDQIFSQWQKIQNYLQTEIMTFEENNIDISVFSQWQSWQRETHRYGKLINTELLFWKSSVSPSTKQQRKESILQHLQGMIQLTINNQ, encoded by the coding sequence ATGTTACCTAAATCACATTTTTCCTTATTATCTGACTGGTTAAATTTATTGGTAGAATTCCAGCAGATTTTTACGAGTAATTCTGATGATATAGATCAAATATTTTCTCAATGGCAAAAAATTCAAAATTATTTACAAACAGAGATAATGACTTTTGAGGAGAATAATATAGATATTTCTGTTTTCTCTCAATGGCAATCTTGGCAAAGGGAAACTCATCGTTATGGGAAGTTAATAAATACAGAGTTATTATTTTGGAAATCTAGCGTTTCTCCTTCAACGAAGCAACAACGGAAGGAGTCTATTTTACAACATTTACAAGGGATGATTCAGTTAACAATCAATAATCAATAA
- a CDS encoding bifunctional (p)ppGpp synthetase/guanosine-3',5'-bis(diphosphate) 3'-pyrophosphohydrolase, whose protein sequence is MSPITLIPESTDNKTYQVYIPNWLNNCLIGDQHDENNNLICRAFQFAYSLHEGQMRKSGEPYIAHPIAVAELLRDLGGDSEMIAAGFLHDVVEDTPTTPEDIEVMFGKNVRQLVEAVTKLSKFNFSSKTERQAENFRRMFIAMAQDIRVIVVKLADRLHNMRTLDFLPPEKQRLIAEETKEIFAPLANRLGIWHFKWELEDLSFKYIHPEAYNKIKNLIAERRTDREARIENVIDTINQRLENLGIHPVEVKGRPKHLYGIYHKMMRQKKEFEQIYDIAAVRIIVNTNDECYRALAVVHDAFRPIPGRFKDYIGLPKPNLYQSLHTTVVNSNGRPLEIQIRTLEMHYVAEYGIAAHWKYKETGHSNHSHLSSDDEKFTWLRQLLDWQKDLKDAQEYVDNLKENLFDDDVYAFTPNGDVIALARGATAVDFAYRIHSEVGNHMKGARINDKWSPLDQPLQNGDIVEIITANNSHPSLDWLNFVVTPSAKNRIRQWYKRSHRDENIARGRELLEKELGKNGLESLLKSDTMQKVAQKCNFQKVDDLLAALGYGELTCTQIINRLREENKQQTTEKPQTLAEESSATLTNTPQQKTNYREIDGNKYPIAGIEGLMYHIAGCCKPLPGENIIGVVTNTRGISIHHHDCPNVHNIPGERLIPVGWNPRKTNQRNSTYPIDIVIETIDRVGILRDILGRLSDQNINVSNAGVKTYVGKPALISLTIDVQDYHQYECVIGKIKDMSDVLNIRRVSEIG, encoded by the coding sequence ATGAGTCCTATTACACTAATACCAGAATCCACAGACAACAAAACTTATCAAGTCTATATTCCCAATTGGTTAAATAACTGCTTAATTGGTGATCAACACGATGAAAATAATAACCTAATATGTCGAGCTTTTCAATTCGCCTATTCCTTACATGAAGGGCAAATGCGTAAATCTGGAGAGCCTTATATTGCCCACCCCATAGCTGTTGCCGAGTTATTAAGAGACTTAGGAGGAGATAGCGAAATGATTGCGGCGGGATTCTTACACGATGTGGTAGAAGATACTCCTACGACTCCCGAAGACATCGAGGTAATGTTTGGAAAAAATGTCCGTCAATTAGTAGAAGCAGTTACCAAGTTATCTAAATTTAACTTCTCTAGCAAAACTGAAAGACAAGCCGAAAATTTCCGCCGAATGTTTATCGCTATGGCTCAGGATATACGGGTGATTGTGGTAAAATTGGCTGATAGACTTCATAATATGCGCACCCTTGATTTTTTACCTCCTGAAAAACAACGCCTCATCGCCGAAGAAACCAAAGAAATTTTTGCACCCTTAGCCAATCGCTTAGGTATTTGGCATTTTAAATGGGAATTAGAAGATTTATCTTTCAAATATATTCATCCTGAAGCCTATAACAAAATAAAAAACTTAATTGCCGAAAGACGCACTGATAGAGAGGCAAGAATTGAAAACGTTATCGATACTATTAACCAACGTTTAGAAAACTTAGGTATTCATCCTGTAGAAGTGAAAGGAAGACCAAAGCATCTTTATGGAATATATCATAAGATGATGCGTCAAAAAAAGGAATTTGAACAAATTTACGACATCGCCGCCGTGCGTATAATTGTTAATACCAATGATGAATGTTATCGTGCCTTAGCAGTGGTGCATGATGCTTTTCGCCCTATCCCGGGTAGATTTAAAGACTATATCGGTTTACCGAAGCCCAACTTATACCAATCTTTACATACCACAGTGGTTAATAGTAATGGGCGCCCCTTAGAAATTCAAATTCGCACTCTTGAGATGCACTATGTAGCTGAATACGGGATTGCCGCCCACTGGAAATATAAGGAAACAGGGCATTCTAATCATAGTCATCTTTCTAGTGATGATGAAAAATTCACTTGGTTAAGACAATTACTAGATTGGCAAAAAGATTTAAAAGATGCTCAAGAATATGTTGATAATCTCAAAGAAAATTTATTCGATGATGACGTTTATGCTTTCACTCCTAACGGGGATGTCATTGCTTTAGCCAGAGGTGCAACTGCAGTAGATTTTGCTTATCGCATCCATAGTGAAGTAGGCAATCATATGAAAGGTGCAAGAATTAACGATAAATGGTCTCCTTTAGATCAACCCCTACAAAATGGTGATATAGTAGAGATTATTACGGCAAATAATAGCCACCCTAGTCTTGATTGGTTAAATTTTGTTGTTACTCCCAGTGCTAAGAATCGTATTCGTCAGTGGTACAAGCGATCGCACCGTGATGAGAATATAGCCAGAGGAAGAGAGTTATTAGAGAAAGAATTGGGTAAAAATGGTTTAGAATCTTTGCTGAAATCTGACACCATGCAGAAAGTAGCTCAAAAATGCAATTTTCAAAAAGTAGATGACTTATTAGCGGCTTTAGGCTATGGAGAGTTAACCTGCACCCAAATTATTAATCGTCTGCGAGAGGAAAATAAACAACAAACCACGGAAAAACCTCAAACCTTAGCAGAAGAAAGCAGTGCAACCCTTACTAACACACCTCAACAAAAAACTAATTATCGAGAAATTGATGGCAATAAATATCCCATTGCGGGGATAGAGGGTTTGATGTATCACATTGCCGGATGTTGTAAACCCTTACCGGGAGAAAATATTATTGGGGTTGTGACGAATACTCGTGGTATCTCCATTCATCATCATGACTGCCCTAATGTTCATAATATCCCCGGAGAAAGATTAATTCCAGTGGGTTGGAATCCTCGCAAAACCAATCAACGGAATTCTACTTATCCTATTGATATAGTCATTGAAACTATTGACAGAGTTGGTATTTTACGAGATATTTTAGGACGTTTAAGTGATCAAAATATTAATGTTAGTAATGCAGGAGTAAAAACTTATGTGGGTAAACCTGCCTTAATTTCTTTAACTATTGATGTGCAGGATTATCATCAGTATGAATGTGTGATAGGTAAAATTAAAGATATGAGCGATGTTTTAAATATTCGTCGTGTTAGTGAAATTGGCTAG
- a CDS encoding ATP-dependent Zn protease, which produces MEKNDIGLNILAIGIFSITLLVLVGPLLSISPFIPATITFVLLSLVTVDTLAWGNQGTNLFLNLFLSEEQKQRIIHHEAGHFLTAYLYEIPITGYTLTPWENMKINNLGSGGVMFDTRFLEEKGQDLRELNLLTERFAIVLMAGIAAEKLVYKNSEGGEEDNQKLSEIYKSLGINYSQIKIKQRLAILQAETLIEKYKDAYFALVEAMGKRLSVTECQAIIEEVKSSQLNELTPQN; this is translated from the coding sequence ATGGAAAAAAACGACATTGGTTTAAATATTCTCGCTATCGGTATTTTTTCTATTACTTTATTAGTGTTAGTTGGTCCTTTATTAAGTATTTCTCCTTTTATTCCTGCTACAATCACTTTTGTTTTACTGAGTTTAGTCACTGTGGATACTTTAGCGTGGGGAAATCAGGGAACTAATTTATTTTTAAATTTATTTCTTTCGGAAGAGCAAAAACAACGGATTATTCATCACGAAGCGGGACATTTTTTAACAGCTTATTTATACGAAATTCCTATTACTGGTTATACTTTAACTCCTTGGGAAAATATGAAAATTAATAATTTAGGTTCAGGAGGGGTAATGTTTGATACCCGCTTTTTAGAAGAAAAAGGGCAAGATTTAAGGGAATTAAATTTGTTAACAGAACGTTTTGCTATTGTTTTAATGGCAGGAATTGCCGCCGAAAAATTAGTATATAAAAATAGTGAAGGAGGAGAAGAAGACAATCAAAAATTATCGGAAATTTATAAAAGTTTAGGAATAAATTATAGTCAAATAAAAATTAAACAAAGATTAGCTATTTTACAAGCAGAAACTTTAATTGAAAAATATAAAGATGCTTATTTTGCTCTGGTAGAAGCTATGGGAAAAAGATTATCTGTTACCGAGTGTCAAGCAATAATTGAAGAAGTAAAATCCTCCCAATTAAATGAACTTACCCCTCAAAATTAG